AATTTtaatcatatatatttaattacatagctgtgtgtgtacagtatcttacaaaagtgagtacaaccatcacatttttatattgtaatgtTGTATTACATCTTTCCTTCAGACAatactgaagatatgacacctTGATACAATGTAAAGTGATCAGTGTACaacttgtataacagtgtaaatttaaATTACACTGTACACTGTATACCAAATTACACCCAATTAGGCATTTTCCTTCCCCAGTGTCATgtgccaggttcaaaccccactttctaccattgtgtccctgagtaagacacttaaccctgagtgtccccagggggaccacccctgtaaatactgattgtaaatccctctggataagggcgtctgataaatgccattaatgtaaatgcaatatagCAGTTTAACAGGACTGGTTCCACTAGGGTTCCGCCGCATCCAGGTGAGGAGAACCAAGACCAGCGTGTCTTGCCTATAATAAAGCGTGGTGGTGGGAGTGTCCTGGTTGCTGATAATGACCTCCAACACAACTGCTGCCTTGCTAAAGAAACTGGGACTAAAGGTGGACTGGCCAGATCTAAACCCTATTGAGGCCATTACAAGGAGGAGCATAAGGCCTCAAACATCCAGGATACACTACACACAACTACActttgcacacaatgaaatgtgcctgcttttaacccttggcacccggggagcagtgtgtggggacggtactttgctcagtggcaccttggccatttgggattcaaaccggcaaccttccgattatgagtctgcttccataaccgctaggccaggaCTGCCCCAGTCATGGAGGAGTGGAAGAGGATTCCAATGGCAGCTTTAGTGAGCTCCATCCTCAAGGGAATTAAGACAGTGCTGGACTATAATGGTGAAATTGTTATGTTTTAGCCATAATTTGGAAATTTACGGCAAATTTACGCTGtgtacaagctgtacactgactacattATATCAAGGTGTCAAATATATGCTACTATACTACGTTTTGGACATAATGACAAGTATACAATTAGTTTTATATTTGTTCCATTATTAGTGAAAAGAAATGGTCTGAAAGACATTGCAACAAACTCATAAACGTCAACTTTTTTTAGATGAGAAAAATGGAGGCTCAATAAGAGTGAGCGACTACATTGATGGTGCCAAAAGAGgtaaaaactgtgtgtgtgtgtgtgtgtgtgtgtgtgtgtgtgtgtgtgtgtgtttttttattcatatatatggtTTTGAACCACAGCTTACccaatattatttaaaatcttTCTTTCTATTAGTTTGAAATCTTTTTGAAAGCTGGAATGCTGTAtacgatttatttattttttgttctgatTTCCATAGTGTGCAGCAGTTTGGATACAGGTTCAGTAGGAAGCCCATTCACATGTCTGGACCTTACGTACATCTCGGTTCTGCTGCAGGAACTTGGCTTCCCTACCAATAAGGTTTTTAAGGTAACTGAACTGAACTGCTTGTATTTGTTTGGATCTGTGCTCAAGGCCAGTTCAGCTGAATAATACGCACCATTAGCAATTCTACTACTTTAGTCAGGAGCAAGTGACCTCAAATgttaattttcaaaaatattttattacagctgGCCAGAAAGATCAATGGTGTAGAGACCAGCTGGGCCCTGGGAGCAACTTTTCACTATATTGAAACACTCCGAAACCAGTGAAGCTTTGcctgaatgaatttttttaatggtgctGAGTGTGTTACAGTTATTGCTTTAAAAATATTGATTGTATTACACTGACGGATGTAATGTAACTATGTTCCTCTTTGCTTTTTGAATgtttgaacagttttttttttctcctcccagtGCCAATAACTAAACATTTCTGAAGAAATGTCAGTGCCTGTAATAAGTGAAGAACAGGAGGTACTAATGTACTCTGACCGTGAAATTGGGTTTGTTTTTAGTATAAACATTGTTTGGTGGTCTTTTCTGATCCCTTCATAATAAATGTTAAAGATGAATACGCTTGGTGTTCTCATTTAGGACAACTCCATGAAAGTAGAGTTtgatttataaaattataaatcaaACACGGTTTGctgcaaaaaagacaaaaaacatcacccttagtgagcagtgggcagccatgactggagCCCggggagctcagtggcacctcagtggatcgggattcgaaccggcaaccttctgattacggggccacttccttaaccgctaggccaccactgcacctctGATCTACCCGAACACAATTTTTACACAACTAAATCCTGTATTTTTAGGCTGTTCATAATTGTAGCAAGAGCAAcatattcatttacatattCAAAGCTAGACATCCTAGATGGGTTAGATCATGATTCAATGTTTTTTGCAAACATTAACTTTTATTGTTTGTTCAGTTCACAACAGTATAAATGTCTTTTTCTagtcaaataaatacataaatagatcgattttcattttcacatctaGACAAGGTGAGAACATTCGAAAAACATCTGAACCAAACTCAACATGAGCACCATAACAATGCATCCAGATGCAATTTCctaaaaacaagtgcaattccTGTGAAAGCCTAGAAGTGGAAGCCCGGCAAGGTCTCTGGGCGTCGGCCTCACAGGAAGGCGTCGCACCACTCCTTCAGGCACTGCGAACAGGAGCCGGCTTGTTTGGCGTTTGCACCGCAGGTATCCTTCAGCCACTCGGTAAACAGCTCACCGTCCTTACGCAGCAGCAGGAACTGACCCAGCACCACAaaagcctacacacacacaaaaaaaaaaaaaaaaaaaaaaaatcagatcacacaatttcatttattttatacataaagaaaaaaatgcacatacaaAATGCCACTTACATGTAGTCACATAACATGCCACCAagctacatttttaaaatgtaaacatggcaAAAACATGCAACGTAAATGGCGGACTATATAAGGAAGGGTAAGCACCTTGACAAAACAGAGGCTGTTAGTTCATTGTTCATCTACATTGACCCAAACCAGGTCTGGCTCCAGGGCCTGCTATAAAAAGCCTTGTGGTATGAGAGTGGTTTTAAATAAGGGCATGTGAAACTTGGTTTGGCCACAAATCACAGTTCAAGACATCTTGCGTCGCTTGCAgtagttttttttgggtttttttttttgtagtgatgGACACAGTAATTATTTTAGATGTACTGAATCTTTAGAATCACTGCACTAAAAGGTCTGTTCGCCAGATCAAATCACCGGATCATTCAGTGCTTGGCGGGAGGAGCTTGCGATTTCCTGAACCGAGCGGTGGGTGTTGTGTCGGTGTTCCTTTAACAAGcacatttgttaaaataaacccGGTTATAAATCATGATGCCTTAAGTGTCCAGTCTATGGTACGTTATTTAACTGGTCTACTCTGCAAAATTGCGCTCAGTCAGTGATCCCCCACAGTACATTCAGTGAAGGATTCACACCCGACATTCACCATTCCCTTGCAAATTGTCGCAATGGGAGTTGTGCGGGTTTTATACACCACATATTACATGCGGTGTCCTACAGTATGCGAGTTGTTCCGGTGGCAATTAAGCAGAGTTCGTTTCTCAGAGGTAAACTTGGTCACCACACAGCACAccccgaccatctgaatgttcactgcTCATTTAAAACCCACTGCCCTGCAATCTGTTACTGCTACACTGGCCATTGCACAATCTATGCACAATGCACCTCGGCAGAATCCATAGCCACTACCCAGTGATGACGGTGTCTTATGTTCTCCTTGAACATCAAATATTTGCATGCTGTTATTTTCCCCCTTatccaattttatttatttttatgaataacaCTAAGTATGCACTGGCAAATCAGAGCGGTTGGGgatttcactgcatgttctgGCACCatgactatgcatgtgacacGAAAAATCCTGAATCTTGAATCCCGATCTCCCTTCGTCACTCCTGCCTAGTGCCTGCTTTTGAGAGAATCCTTCACTAGTTTGTAGACGGTCCCTTGTTTGACTGTTGGGGAACACCAATGGCTCCTCAGTCATTTCCCCCACAATTAAACCACTTCTAATTAAACTCGCTGTTTAATGCAGATTAATGGTTGTGGTAGAAAGTATACAACCCAAGCAACGGTCCCTCTTGCACAAAAATCCATGTTTTACACTTCATACATTAATTATTTCCTATTTTGCATGAGCCTcactcattataaaaaaaattgtggtttcCCACACATGCAGTATTATCGTCTTCAAGATTTGATGAAGGTTTGAGGACAAATTCGCCACGACCTCAGCAAACCTTCTTTCCAGCTTCGTTTCTCTAAGATGATTTTTAGAACTGAGCACGTTTAATACAAATCTGTTTGTCGACCCAAGTAATATTAGAGCAACGAaagataaaaggaaaaaaaaaaactaactcaCTTTATCAAACCCTTGATCTTCCAGCTTCTTCCCCAAAACCTCCCCGATTCCAGACAGGGCGGTCACTGGTTTATCACCCATGGGCTCAGCGACGAAGTCCCTGTGCTTCTGCGAGGTGGTCGACATCGCTGAAGCATGGAAGACAGCGAGAAAACAACGAGAAGGTAACTAACTAGTCTACTAGTTCACATTGACTAGTCATAGCTCGGCGCGTAAAGCCGTCTGCAGGCCAGACGGCCCGAACATGGCGGCACAACCAGCACGTTTTCTGCGATGAACGAATCACATGCAAACAGAAAGTGCGTTCTCACCTCGGAAGGTGAAATCGTGGCTGCCGGACAGGTCGAGCTCtttaatagtttttaaaaaataaaaaaaaagaacccacgTGCCGTGATGTGTGACGGCGCTGCGGATCACGTGGCCTGCGCCGCAATCACATGTTCACGTGCCTGGGAATTAATAATatagatttaatttaattcttgTGCTGTGGTTGAGGTCCTTCGGTTCAGTGCGTTCTGGGTATAGAGGCAGAGCAGACAAATTGGTCTGGAATAAACCTCTGAAACGAGACGATTAAGAATGAAACGAGTAcgtttaatgtgatttttaaaaaatcatgaaaacatgacatgggtttaaaaaatacaaaaagaataatacacacactcatatatatatatatatatatatatatatatatatatatatatatatatatatatatatatatatatatagtatgttAACAGTATAGTACTAGAGGTATGAACGAACAAACTGACTAAATATCCGCATCTCTGTTCTACCTATGGATGCCACCTTCGTGTTAAGCGATATAAATCCGCTGTTGTGTCCAGTTTTGCTGCCATATAAGACCATGCCAGCAGCAGAGAATGGCGGCCTGGCGCAACAGGTCCACGGACAGGCGCCAGCGTGAGCCGCACTTCAACATCTGGCGTCCGGATCACAGCGGGATCCGCTCCGACGTTTACGCGGAAGGAATTGCGACGGGCTCCATACTCAacaaagttcaagttcaagaaCTTCGTGCAACTTCACGCGCGGCCGACGTCGCTCCGTATCTAACCAGCCTATCAGCGTGCGCGCCGGAGGCCCTGCCACCCAATCAGAGGCGAGCGTTTACGGGCGCCCGCCCCTCGCTGCACACTAACTATAAAGGGGCGTGTCGCGGGTGTCGCCGCTTCTTGGCAAAGTCGCCCTCAGCCCACCGACCGTCAGAGTAAAGCGGCCCTCTCGCGTTTCGGCCATGTCCACCCCGCTGACGGACCACGAGAAGAGGAAGCAGATCAGCGTGCGCGGCATCGCTGGCCTCGGCGACGTCGCGGAAATTAAGAAGACCTTCAACAGGCACCTCCACTTCACGCTCGTCAAAGACCGCAACGTTTCCACCTCGAGGGATTATTACTTCGCCTTGGCGCACACCGTCAGGGACCATCTAGTCGGCCGGTGGATTCGCACGCAGCAGTATTATTATGAAAAGGACCCGAAGGTATTATAAtaatcatcgtcatcatcatcatcatcatggtcaCTCTCTTCCTGTTCTGCCACGAGTGTGGAGGAAGTCCGCTGCTGTAGGTGACATGCTGTTGACAGCAGAAATGGGGGAGAGGACCTCATGATCGTCCGCTGCTCTTCTTCAGTATTTGTTTGGGTTTGTCCTGCTTGGACAGTGGACCAGTCGTACTGACCGCTTTGAGGCATCGGACGTTGGAGCCAAGTGCGGTGTTTGCAGTGCAGAAAGCGATGTGGTCATGTCGGCCGCATAAGGTTCTGCGGTGCTGCCATTTTGCCTGACGTGAGCATTTGCACCTCGGAACTACAGGAAAACATGCCAGGGTGACAGGCTCTGTCCATGATGGTTCCTTTTGTGATGCATGCAATGCATGACAATCACAGTCTCGTTACGCTGTAAACTGGCATTACAGCATCAGTAACAAGTTAGTTGCATTGACTCATTTTAAGTGGTTTAAGTCCTACTGTTATAGAGGAAGAGCATGGTCATGAACGTGAAGAAATATATAGATTTGAGCACAATGGCTATGATGAAGCACGTTGTGGTGCAACTTCATGAGCCGACTTGCCATCTTGCTG
Above is a genomic segment from Denticeps clupeoides chromosome 8, fDenClu1.1, whole genome shotgun sequence containing:
- the LOC114795455 gene encoding barrier-to-autointegration factor-like, which gives rise to MSTTSQKHRDFVAEPMGDKPVTALSGIGEVLGKKLEDQGFDKAFVVLGQFLLLRKDGELFTEWLKDTCGANAKQAGSCSQCLKEWCDAFL